GCTTTGGGGATATTTTTAGCAGTAATCATGGATAGGAGTAAAAAGGTTGAAGAGGCTATATATCCAATAATAGTTACAACTCAAACTATACCAACACCTGCAATAGCACCTATATTTATTCTTTGGTTTGGATATAGTATTTGGAGTAAAGTATTGGTAGCTGTATTAATTGCTTTTTTTCCAGTTACAATTAATTTACATGATGGGTTGAAATCAACAAAAAAAGATTATATAGAACTTTTCAAAAGTATGCATGCAAGGGAATGGGATATATTTTGGAAATTAAAAGTTCCATCAACTATACCATATTTTTTCTCATCTCTAAAAATGGCAATTCCTTTAGTTTTAATAGGAGCAGCAATTGGAGAATGGTTAGGAGCAACAGCAGGACTTGGATATTTCAGTAAAAGAATGATGACACAACTAGATGGAGCAGGGGTTTTTGCACCAATAGTTTTAATTTCAATTATAGCTGTATCCTTTGTTAATTTAATTTCTTATTTGGAAAAGAAATTTTTAAAGTGGAGGGGAAATTAATTATGAAATTTAAGCATTTATTAATTATTTTATTAATTGTCATTTTTTCAGGTTGTGGAAATAAATCCAGTGAAAATAAAGGGATTGATAACTTAGAAACTATAGATTTAGTTTTAGATTGGTATCCAACATCTTCAAGTGTTCCAATATACGTAGCTTTAAAAAAGGGATACTATAAGGAAGAGGGAATAAAATTAA
The sequence above is drawn from the Fusobacterium sp. IOR10 genome and encodes:
- a CDS encoding ABC transporter permease; the protein is MRKPSLAFYSSSIFFIAWEVFARYLNLKFVLPWPTAVLKRMWELRVPLFKYHMFATLKIAGVSIILSFALGIFLAVIMDRSKKVEEAIYPIIVTTQTIPTPAIAPIFILWFGYSIWSKVLVAVLIAFFPVTINLHDGLKSTKKDYIELFKSMHAREWDIFWKLKVPSTIPYFFSSLKMAIPLVLIGAAIGEWLGATAGLGYFSKRMMTQLDGAGVFAPIVLISIIAVSFVNLISYLEKKFLKWRGN